In the Streptomyces sp. NBC_00193 genome, CTGACCCTGTTCGAGGGTGCCGTCGAAGAGGAGCCGGCCACTGTGGTCCTTGGCCGAGATCCAGCTCTCGCCGTCGTTGGCCGTCAGGACGACCGTGACGAGGTCCTTGGGCGCGGCGGCGATGGCGCTGTCCGAGGGCTCCGGCTTGGGAGCCGTGGGCGCCGGCGGCGCCTGGACCGACGGCTTGGACGCGTTGGGGGTGGGTGCGGGCTTCGGCGCGGCGGAACCTTCCGCCACCGGCCGCTTGGTCTTCTCGTCGGCGCCGCCGAAGGCCGTGAAGCCGACGAAGCCGATCACGGCGACGATGGCGGCGACCATGGCGGCGGTCCAGTTGGGCCGCTGCCGTTCGGGGCGGATCCGCTCGGCTTCGAACATCGGCGCGGCGGGGGTGGGTGCCGGCCGGCCGCCGTGGGCCGCGTCGTAGCTGTCGATCAGGGGTTCCGGATCGAGTCGTACGGCACGGGCGAGCGTACGGATGTGGCCGCGGGCATAGACGTCGCCGCCGCAGCGCGTGAAATCGTCGGATTCGATCGCGTGCACGATCGGAATGCGCACGCGGGTGGTGGAACTGACCTCGTCGACAGTCAGCCCGGCGGCGATCCGGGCCTTCTTGAGGGCCGTCCCGATGGACGGCTCTTCGACGGAACGTTCGACGAGGCGGTCCTCGGACCGGTCGTCGGTCGAAGGCCGCTCTTCTTCGGGGGAGTTGGCGTTGCCGATGGACACGAGGGCGCCTTTCGAGCGTGTAGCCACCTGCTGGATGTCCAGTCTAGGGGGGTGACGAAAGGGTGGAGCAACCGGAGGGGCACCTCCCTACGCCATACGAATGGCCAGGGGGCTCCCGCCCGGTGCGGCGACCCGGAACGGACCGCCACTCCCTCAACTAGACACGCGACCGGGGGAAACGGTTGCCCCCGATCCTTTGCCCGTTACTCGGGAGTCTCCCCGCGGATCACCGCGAGCACGCCGTCGAGCTCGTCGGCCTTCAGCAGCACGTCGCGCGCCTTCGACCCCTCGCTCGGTCCGACGATCCCCCGGGACTCCATCAGGTCCATCAGCCGCCCGGCCTTCGCGAACCCGACCCGCAGCTTGCGCTGGAGCATCGAGGTGGACCCGAACTGCGTGGAGACCACCAGCTCGGCCGCCTGGCACAGCAGGTCGAGGTCGTCGCCGATCTCCTCGTCGATCTCCTTCTTCTGCTTCTGCCCGACGGTGACGTCGTTGCGGAAGACCGGGGCCATCTGGTCCTTGCAGTGCTGCACGATCCCGGCGATCTCGTCCTCGGTGACGAAGGCGCCCTGGAGCCGCACGGGCTTGTTCGCGCCCATGGGCAGGAACAGCCCGTCGCCCTTGCCGATGAGCTTCTCCGCGCCCGGCTGGTCGAGGATGACCCGGCTGTCGGCGAGCGAGGAGGTGGCGAAGGCCAGGCGCGAGGGCACGTTCGCCTTGATCAGACCGGTCACCACGTCCACCGAGGGCCGCTGGGTCGCGAGCACCAGGTGGATGCCGGCCGCGCGGGCCAGCTGGGTGATGCGGACGATCGAGTCCTCCACGTCGCGCGGGGCCACCATCATCAGGTCGGCGAGCTCGTCGACGATCACCAGCAGGTACGGGTACGGGCTGAGCTCCCGCTCGCTGCCCGGCGGCAGTTTGATCTTGCCGTCGCGGATCGCCTGGTTGAAGTCGTCGATGTGCCGGTAGCCGAAGGCGGCCAGGTCGTCGTAGCGCAGGTCCATCTCGCGCACGACCCACTGCAGCGCCTCGGCGGCCCGCTTGGGGTTGGTGATGATCGGCGTGATCAGGTGCGGGATGCCCTCGTACGCCGTCAGCTCCACCCGCTTGGGGTCCACGAGCACCATCCGGACGTCCTCCGGGGTGGCCCGCACCATCACCGAGGTGATCAGGCAGTTGATGCAGGAGGACTTTCCGGAACCGGTGGCTCCGGCGACCAGGACGTGCGGCATCTTCGCCAGGTTGGCCATGACGTAGCCGCCCTCGACGTCCTTGCCGAGCGCCACCAGCATCGGGTGGTCGTCCTCGGCGGCGTCCGCCAGCCGCAGGACGTCCCCCAGGTTGACCATCTCGCGGTCGGTGTTCGGGATCTCGATGCCGACCGCCGACTTGCCCGGAATCGGGCTGATGATGCGCACGTCGGGCGAGGCCACGGCGTAGGCGATGTTCTTCGCCAGCGCCGTGATCCGCTCGACCTTCACGGCCGGGCCGAGCTCCACCTCGTAGCGGGTCACCGTCGGGCCCCGGGTGAAACCGGTGACCTTCGCGTCGACCTTGAACTCCATGAACACGTTCGTCAGGGAGGCCACGACCGCGTCGTTCGCGGCGCTGCGGGTCTTGCCCGGGCCGCCCTTCTCCAGCAGGTCAAGCGAGGGCAGGGAGTACGTGATGTCCCCGCGCAGCTGGAGCTGCTCCGCGCGGGGCGGCAGCGCCTGGGTCGGGGGCGGGGTCTTGGTCAGGTCGGGAACGGACAGCGTCCCGGAGGCCGCCGCCGTGGTGTCGTGCGGCGGGGCCGCGTCGGCGGGCTCCTCCTCGCGGGCGGCCTTCTCCTCGCGGGACGGCCCCTCCTCCCGGGCCGCCGGAACCGGGGCGGTGATCTCCGCACCCTCACGCTCCATCGAGATGCCCTGCGTGAGGTCGGCGACCAGCGGGGAGGGCGGCATCCCGCCGTACACCACCCCGTCCAGCGCGGCGGCGGCCGCCGCGGCCACGTCGACGGCGTCCATCCCGCGGTCCATGGACCGGCCCGAGGCCCGCCGGGGGCGCCGGCGCCGGGCGAGCGCCTCCTCCTCGGCGGCCTCCGCCGGGTCTCCCGGCCCGGCAGCGCCGGAGCGGGCCCGCCACTGCTCGGCATCGTGCCGGTCCGCGGCGGCCGAGGCCGCGCTCGCGGCGTCCCCGTACTCGGCATACTCGGCGTCGTGTTCGTTCGGAGCGATGACCCCGAGGCGGATCCCCGCGCTCCGCAGCCGCTGCGGGATCGCGTTGACGGGGGTGGCGGTGACCACCAGCAGCCCGAACACGGTGAGCAGCACCAGCATCGGCACGGCCAGCGGCGCGCCCATGGTGAAGATCAGCGGCTTCGAGGCGCCCCAGCCGATCAGCCCGCCGGCGTTCTGCATGGCGGTGGTGCCCTCGTCGCGCCCGGGGGCTCCGCAGGCGATGTGCACGAGCCCCAGGACTCCGACGACCAGCGCCGAGAGCCCGATGCCGATGCGGCCGTTGGCATCGGCCTGTTCGGGATGGCGGATGAAACGTACCGCCATGACGCCGAGCAGGACCGGCACGAGCAGGTCGAGCCGCCCGAAGGCGCCGGTGACCAGCATGGTCACCAGGTCCCCGACGGGCCCGCTCAGGTTCGACCAGGTCCCGGCGGCGACGATCAGCGCGAGCGCGAGCAGCAGCAGGGCGAGGCCGTCCTTGCGGTGGGCCGGGTCGAGGTTCTTCGCACCCTGCCCGATGCCGCGGAAGATCGCGCCGACCGCGTGCGCGATGCCGAGCCAGAAGGCGCGCACCAGCCGCAGCACTCCCCCGGTGGGGGACGGCGCGGGCTTCGGCGCGACCTTCTTGACGGGGCCGCGCTTGGCGGCGGGCGCCGCCTTCTTGGCGGGCGGCTTGCGGGCTGGGGCAGCCTTCTTCGCCGGCGCCGTCGTACGGCCGGTGCGGCCCTTCGCGGTGCCCGCCGTGCTCTGGGAACCCTTACCGGACGTACTTGAGGCCATGCGCCCGAGGTTACCGGTGCGCGCGCCGGTGGACACGCGTGCCCACCCCTTCACCCGTTCGTGTCGTTCCGGGTCTCGGGTGGGAGACGCCCGCGGGCTCGGCCCGTACCGGCGGCCCGCCCTGACGTCCCGCCAGACCTGACGGCCCGCCAAGCGGGCCCGCACGCGCCCCTCCCGGGTCACGAACGGGCTCGGCAGCCTCACCCAGCCGCGAACCTCAGCCGTGAGCGGGCAGCACGGGAGCCCCGCCGCCCGTCCCCGGTTCCAGCGCGTCGAGCGCCCGCCGCAGCCCGGTGAGCTTGCGCTCCAGGTGCGCCGCGGTGGCCACCACCGAGGGATCGGCCGCTTCCTCGCCGAGCTGCTTG is a window encoding:
- a CDS encoding helix-turn-helix domain-containing protein, which gives rise to MSIGNANSPEEERPSTDDRSEDRLVERSVEEPSIGTALKKARIAAGLTVDEVSSTTRVRIPIVHAIESDDFTRCGGDVYARGHIRTLARAVRLDPEPLIDSYDAAHGGRPAPTPAAPMFEAERIRPERQRPNWTAAMVAAIVAVIGFVGFTAFGGADEKTKRPVAEGSAAPKPAPTPNASKPSVQAPPAPTAPKPEPSDSAIAAAPKDLVTVVLTANDGESWISAKDHSGRLLFDGTLEQGQSKTFTDKESIDLVLGDAGVVKLFVNGKEIKDEFQPGQVERLTYTKDDPRQGQAQAG
- a CDS encoding DNA translocase FtsK, with the translated sequence MASSTSGKGSQSTAGTAKGRTGRTTAPAKKAAPARKPPAKKAAPAAKRGPVKKVAPKPAPSPTGGVLRLVRAFWLGIAHAVGAIFRGIGQGAKNLDPAHRKDGLALLLLALALIVAAGTWSNLSGPVGDLVTMLVTGAFGRLDLLVPVLLGVMAVRFIRHPEQADANGRIGIGLSALVVGVLGLVHIACGAPGRDEGTTAMQNAGGLIGWGASKPLIFTMGAPLAVPMLVLLTVFGLLVVTATPVNAIPQRLRSAGIRLGVIAPNEHDAEYAEYGDAASAASAAADRHDAEQWRARSGAAGPGDPAEAAEEEALARRRRPRRASGRSMDRGMDAVDVAAAAAAALDGVVYGGMPPSPLVADLTQGISMEREGAEITAPVPAAREEGPSREEKAAREEEPADAAPPHDTTAAASGTLSVPDLTKTPPPTQALPPRAEQLQLRGDITYSLPSLDLLEKGGPGKTRSAANDAVVASLTNVFMEFKVDAKVTGFTRGPTVTRYEVELGPAVKVERITALAKNIAYAVASPDVRIISPIPGKSAVGIEIPNTDREMVNLGDVLRLADAAEDDHPMLVALGKDVEGGYVMANLAKMPHVLVAGATGSGKSSCINCLITSVMVRATPEDVRMVLVDPKRVELTAYEGIPHLITPIITNPKRAAEALQWVVREMDLRYDDLAAFGYRHIDDFNQAIRDGKIKLPPGSERELSPYPYLLVIVDELADLMMVAPRDVEDSIVRITQLARAAGIHLVLATQRPSVDVVTGLIKANVPSRLAFATSSLADSRVILDQPGAEKLIGKGDGLFLPMGANKPVRLQGAFVTEDEIAGIVQHCKDQMAPVFRNDVTVGQKQKKEIDEEIGDDLDLLCQAAELVVSTQFGSTSMLQRKLRVGFAKAGRLMDLMESRGIVGPSEGSKARDVLLKADELDGVLAVIRGETPE